In one Candidatus Lokiarchaeota archaeon genomic region, the following are encoded:
- the hisD gene encoding histidinol dehydrogenase, whose protein sequence is MTGRRLNIRKVNSIPQDLLESRWPYIKTHRSELYGNVKEIVSRVRKEGDRAVSRYTQKFDGIDLDGRFRITGQEIEDAYNQVTKKQVAAIEVAISRLAATSRRYLQRAEFSFKSDGIRTWSRVCPISRVGCYIPGGLAAYPSSVVMATVPARVAGVKRIVICTPPNEKGNIHPLTLVAADRCQVDEVYSVGGAQAIAALAYGTESIKKVQKIVGPGNKYVTLAKRIVSADVQIDLPAGPSELLVLADNSAKPEFIALDLISQAEHDIDASVLLVTSSNETASKVESQLRKRLSSVARAETIFEALQQNALIYVCQNMEEGVEFANKYAPEHVQIMAKNAKGIAEKITSAGVVLIGDYSPVAASDYCLGTNHILPTGGFGNAFSGLSVNDFMRSFMIVESSRSGLKQVAPHIQILSESEGLPNHGKAVEGRFIE, encoded by the coding sequence ATGACTGGTAGAAGACTGAATATCAGAAAAGTGAATTCTATTCCGCAGGATTTGCTAGAATCTAGATGGCCCTACATAAAAACACACAGAAGCGAATTGTATGGAAATGTCAAAGAAATTGTAAGCAGGGTCCGAAAGGAAGGTGACAGAGCAGTTTCTCGATATACCCAAAAATTCGATGGAATTGACCTAGATGGAAGGTTTCGAATTACAGGCCAAGAAATCGAAGATGCATACAATCAAGTAACCAAGAAGCAAGTAGCCGCCATCGAGGTTGCAATAAGTAGACTAGCCGCTACTAGCAGAAGATACCTCCAGCGAGCGGAATTCAGTTTCAAATCAGACGGTATTAGAACGTGGAGTAGAGTATGCCCAATCAGCCGTGTGGGTTGTTACATACCTGGTGGTCTTGCCGCATATCCAAGTTCGGTTGTGATGGCAACAGTTCCAGCAAGAGTAGCTGGTGTCAAGAGAATCGTTATCTGTACGCCCCCCAATGAAAAGGGGAACATACACCCGTTAACACTTGTAGCAGCTGACAGATGTCAGGTTGATGAGGTGTATAGCGTTGGTGGGGCTCAAGCAATAGCAGCACTAGCATATGGGACCGAGAGCATCAAGAAAGTTCAGAAGATTGTAGGGCCAGGAAACAAGTATGTCACATTGGCGAAAAGGATCGTCTCAGCAGATGTTCAGATAGATTTGCCTGCAGGCCCCAGTGAGCTTCTAGTGCTTGCAGATAACTCAGCGAAACCAGAGTTTATTGCCCTTGATTTGATTTCCCAAGCGGAACACGATATTGACGCCTCAGTTCTATTGGTAACTTCATCGAACGAGACAGCAAGCAAAGTTGAATCACAACTGCGAAAGAGGCTTTCTTCTGTAGCTAGAGCAGAGACCATTTTTGAAGCACTACAACAAAACGCCCTCATATATGTGTGCCAGAATATGGAGGAGGGAGTAGAGTTTGCCAACAAATATGCTCCTGAGCATGTTCAAATCATGGCCAAGAATGCAAAGGGAATAGCTGAGAAAATCACCTCGGCAGGAGTAGTTCTCATTGGAGATTATTCACCTGTTGCTGCAAGTGACTACTGCTTAGGAACAAATCATATTCTCCCAACTGGGGGGTTTGGGAATGCATTCTCGGGATTATCTGTAAACGACTTCATGAGATCATTCATGATTGTGGAAAGCAGCCGTTCCGGGTTAAAACAGGTTGCACCGCACATCCAAATTCTTTCTGAAAGCGAGGGTCTTCCTAATCACGGAAAGGCAGTAGAAGGGAGGTTCATTGAATGA
- the hisC gene encoding histidinol-phosphate transaminase, whose translation MTCGSSSWRRRLGDISRRTPVYQPSKDTGVLSTHRKAMLSANANLFLNRETLNEIMVEAASSVDPRIYFSQSVRKLEKLLAEKHNCSPEGVLVGNGGDQLIDLLVRAIAGPGSTVVSVTPTFSMYKRYVRANCATYRTVPLKNDFTLDVKKLLAELNSVCQLVFLCSPNNPTARTFGQSSVEKVLSQTNSLVVIDEAYADFAGTSFVDFIESYENLVIIRTFSKSLGLAGLRIGYALGEKNIISTIKTSMQHPFPVSSLATEIAIRLLKRDELVKKAIREAIRERKHLISRLNDLSTVKAFDSETNFVLFKTEQSSSRITAELAQKGVEVRNIGRVLEHRNCIRATVGPQAVMDYFVNALKEAIS comes from the coding sequence ATGACATGCGGTAGTTCATCATGGCGAAGGAGGTTAGGTGATATATCTCGCCGAACACCAGTTTATCAACCTAGCAAGGACACTGGTGTCCTGTCGACACACAGAAAGGCAATGCTTTCCGCCAATGCAAATCTCTTCCTTAATCGCGAAACACTCAACGAAATCATGGTAGAAGCTGCAAGTAGTGTAGATCCGAGGATATACTTTTCACAGTCAGTACGTAAATTGGAGAAGCTGCTAGCAGAGAAGCACAATTGCAGTCCGGAGGGTGTTCTAGTAGGAAACGGGGGCGATCAACTGATAGACCTTCTTGTAAGGGCCATAGCCGGGCCAGGCAGTACGGTCGTTTCTGTCACCCCAACATTTTCCATGTACAAGAGATATGTGCGGGCTAATTGCGCCACATACCGAACAGTTCCTCTCAAGAACGATTTTACACTAGACGTCAAGAAGCTGCTTGCAGAACTCAATTCTGTATGTCAATTGGTGTTTCTTTGTTCTCCAAACAATCCAACTGCACGCACATTCGGCCAAAGCAGCGTTGAGAAGGTATTATCACAGACAAATAGCTTGGTTGTTATTGATGAGGCATATGCAGACTTTGCAGGTACCAGTTTCGTGGACTTCATTGAATCCTACGAGAACCTTGTAATCATTCGAACCTTCTCCAAGTCCTTGGGGTTAGCAGGACTCAGGATTGGATATGCTCTAGGAGAGAAGAACATCATCTCCACTATCAAGACATCAATGCAACATCCCTTTCCAGTTAGTTCTCTCGCTACAGAAATTGCCATTCGGCTTCTAAAACGGGATGAGTTGGTAAAGAAGGCGATTAGAGAGGCAATAAGAGAACGTAAGCATCTAATTTCGAGATTGAATGACCTATCGACAGTCAAGGCATTTGATTCCGAGACCAATTTCGTGTTATTCAAAACCGAGCAATCTTCAAGTAGAATCACTGCAGAACTGGCACAGAAGGGAGTAGAAGTCCGTAACATAGGGCGTGTTCTTGAACACAGAAACTGCATCAGAGCTACAGTTGGGCCTCAAGCAGTCATGGATTACTTCGTCAATGCTCTCAAGGAGGCTATTTCATGA
- a CDS encoding imidazoleglycerol-phosphate dehydratase, which yields MRRTTRTRDTRETNISVEVNLDGTGKHDLQVTPAFFSHMLATFSTHSLIDITMSASGDLTHHIIEDAALVLGQAMNEALGKRKDIARFGFAFTPMECSLARAAIDLAERPYAVVDLGFKGERIEKTATEDLVHFIRSFAFSMKIDLHVNIEYGENDHHRAEAAFKAIALAIRQAIAERGTEQLPQSTKGCL from the coding sequence ATGAGAAGGACAACACGGACAAGAGACACCCGCGAAACCAATATCTCCGTTGAAGTCAATCTCGATGGGACTGGAAAGCATGACCTCCAGGTTACACCTGCATTCTTCTCTCATATGCTAGCAACCTTCTCCACTCATAGTTTGATAGATATTACCATGAGTGCGAGTGGTGATCTCACACACCACATCATAGAAGATGCTGCCTTGGTCCTGGGGCAGGCAATGAACGAAGCCCTCGGTAAGAGGAAGGACATAGCGAGATTCGGCTTCGCTTTCACGCCAATGGAATGTTCACTTGCACGAGCAGCCATTGATTTGGCTGAACGGCCTTATGCTGTTGTTGATTTAGGATTCAAAGGCGAACGGATAGAGAAGACTGCAACAGAGGATTTGGTACATTTCATCAGAAGTTTTGCTTTCTCCATGAAAATCGACTTACACGTGAACATAGAATACGGTGAGAATGACCATCACAGAGCTGAAGCCGCATTCAAGGCCATTGCATTGGCCATCCGCCAAGCAATTGCGGAAAGGGGAACAGAGCAGTTGCCACAGAGTACAAAGGGGTGTCTATGA
- a CDS encoding phosphoribosyl-AMP cyclohydrolase, with translation MIRIEIEDLDFAKGNGLIPVVVQNNENSDVLTLAYVNRKALEKTIETGYAHYYRRSHGRVMKKGITSGNIQEIVRILADCDNDSIVYVVNQTGVACHLGEESCFHKEIAI, from the coding sequence ATGATTAGAATCGAAATAGAAGACTTGGATTTCGCAAAAGGTAACGGTCTGATTCCTGTTGTTGTTCAGAACAACGAAAACAGCGACGTTCTCACCCTAGCATACGTCAACAGAAAGGCCTTAGAGAAGACGATCGAAACAGGCTATGCGCACTATTACCGCCGATCTCATGGTCGAGTTATGAAGAAAGGCATAACGTCAGGAAATATACAAGAAATAGTGAGGATTCTCGCTGACTGCGACAACGATTCTATTGTTTATGTTGTAAATCAAACGGGGGTCGCCTGCCACCTTGGTGAGGAATCGTGTTTCCACAAGGAAATCGCGATATGA
- the hisH gene encoding imidazole glycerol phosphate synthase subunit HisH — MIGIIDYGAGNLFSMRNALVRQGCNVRICSKPEEIGNAKGLVIPGVGSFSVAAERIKRFSSAIRAYLESSIPVLGICLGLQLVFEFSEEGNKEGLGFIPGRIRRFPRTIRVPHMGWNQIKTLTDSPILEGLDESSWFYFAHSYFAEPNADSVVLAETEHGVRFPSIVEHGTFFGTQFHPEKSGSDGRKILSNFLDIMEG; from the coding sequence ATTATCGGCATCATCGATTATGGCGCAGGCAACTTGTTCAGCATGCGGAATGCGCTGGTGCGTCAAGGTTGCAACGTGAGAATCTGTTCTAAGCCCGAGGAAATAGGCAATGCAAAAGGGCTTGTGATTCCAGGCGTCGGAAGTTTCTCCGTTGCAGCTGAACGAATCAAGCGATTCAGTTCAGCCATCAGGGCGTATCTGGAATCCTCTATACCAGTACTTGGAATCTGTCTCGGTTTGCAATTGGTCTTCGAATTTAGCGAGGAGGGGAACAAAGAAGGCCTTGGTTTCATTCCAGGAAGAATTCGTAGGTTTCCAAGAACGATACGGGTGCCTCATATGGGATGGAATCAAATCAAGACGTTGACTGACAGCCCTATCTTGGAAGGGCTAGACGAATCCTCATGGTTTTACTTCGCACATTCCTACTTCGCCGAACCAAATGCTGACTCAGTAGTATTGGCGGAAACAGAACACGGAGTAAGATTTCCATCTATTGTAGAACATGGTACCTTTTTCGGTACTCAATTTCATCCGGAAAAATCAGGATCTGATGGTAGAAAAATCCTGTCCAATTTTCTTGACATTATGGAGGGATGA
- the hisF gene encoding imidazole glycerol phosphate synthase subunit HisF codes for MTLAKRVIPCLDVDHGRVVKGINFVDLRGAGDPVELAIRYRDNGADELVFLDITASVESRQILGETVTAVASEIDIPFTVGGGLRNLDDIRSILKSGADKVTLNTAAVKDPNLIGAVARVFGSQCVVVAIDAKRLAPADRDVEKNRQPAAEVYIHGGREATGMNCIEWAKRVERLGAGEILLTSMDRDGTKEGYDLELTKAIVDSVGIPVIASGGAGEPNHFLSVLREANADAALAASVFHFSSYPIPVIKEYLHENGVVIRI; via the coding sequence ATGACGCTTGCAAAGAGGGTAATACCCTGTTTGGATGTAGACCACGGAAGAGTTGTTAAAGGCATCAATTTTGTTGATTTGAGAGGCGCCGGAGACCCAGTAGAACTAGCTATAAGATACAGGGACAATGGAGCAGATGAACTTGTATTCCTTGACATAACTGCGTCGGTAGAATCCAGACAGATTCTTGGTGAAACGGTTACCGCGGTCGCATCCGAGATTGATATCCCGTTCACAGTTGGAGGGGGTTTAAGGAATCTTGATGATATCAGATCGATTCTGAAGAGTGGGGCAGACAAGGTCACGCTGAATACTGCCGCTGTGAAGGACCCCAATCTTATTGGGGCAGTAGCACGAGTTTTCGGTTCGCAGTGCGTCGTTGTTGCAATTGATGCCAAGCGGCTCGCGCCGGCGGATAGAGATGTAGAAAAGAACCGCCAACCAGCAGCGGAGGTTTACATCCATGGTGGACGGGAAGCAACTGGCATGAACTGTATTGAATGGGCAAAAAGGGTCGAGCGTTTGGGGGCGGGAGAGATCCTGCTTACCTCTATGGACAGAGATGGAACAAAAGAAGGGTATGATCTGGAACTAACTAAGGCAATCGTCGATTCAGTAGGAATACCTGTAATCGCCAGTGGTGGGGCAGGAGAACCCAATCATTTTCTTTCAGTTCTTAGAGAAGCTAATGCAGATGCAGCTTTGGCAGCATCAGTGTTTCATTTCAGCTCATATCCCATTCCCGTCATCAAGGAGTATCTGCATGAGAATGGAGTAGTGATACGAATATGA
- a CDS encoding 30S ribosomal protein S13: MSEQKYRHIVRLAGTDIPGEEDILQGLTQITGVGLRVAKGITRRLGLDGSTRIGFVSEEQVEKIEDMLDDPVSKGFPKWYVNRQRDRVSGKNLHLLGSDLRFAQRTDIERLKRIRCWRGVRHQLGLKVRGQRTRTTGRGGMAVGVSRKRIKRERREAEEEE, translated from the coding sequence ATGTCCGAACAGAAGTATAGACACATCGTCCGATTGGCCGGTACAGACATTCCTGGAGAGGAGGATATCCTCCAAGGGTTAACCCAGATTACCGGAGTAGGTCTTAGAGTGGCGAAAGGTATAACTCGCCGCCTAGGACTTGATGGATCAACACGGATCGGTTTTGTGAGCGAAGAACAAGTTGAGAAGATAGAGGACATGCTCGACGATCCAGTTAGCAAAGGTTTTCCCAAATGGTATGTGAACAGACAACGGGATCGAGTCAGCGGAAAGAATCTACATCTTCTTGGGTCTGATTTGAGATTCGCACAGCGAACAGATATTGAGCGATTGAAGCGGATTCGATGCTGGAGAGGTGTACGTCATCAGTTGGGCCTCAAGGTACGTGGTCAACGAACACGGACTACCGGTCGTGGTGGTATGGCTGTTGGTGTATCCAGAAAGCGAATCAAGCGAGAGAGACGAGAAGCCGAGGAAGAAGAGTAG
- a CDS encoding 30S ribosomal protein S4, with amino-acid sequence MGDPRRQQKHYVIPKRPFDSDRFESELQLIGTYGLRNKKELWIHRTKLSDYRRQARNILALPPEERHEPTKELIKKLERLGVLSGEATLDTVLDLTVEDLLERRLQTIVFKKGMASSLHHARQLVAHGHIALDRARVMTPSRIIKTSEQELIDYAPGSPLNDESHPARVAAAETAEMMAETGGPSRDRYNEPGQPD; translated from the coding sequence ATGGGAGATCCAAGACGACAACAGAAGCACTATGTGATACCCAAGCGACCTTTTGATTCGGATCGCTTCGAAAGCGAACTACAGCTAATTGGAACATATGGCTTGCGAAATAAGAAGGAGCTTTGGATTCATAGAACAAAGCTCTCGGACTACCGACGACAAGCTCGGAATATCCTAGCTCTTCCACCAGAAGAGCGACATGAACCGACAAAAGAATTGATTAAGAAACTAGAGCGTCTTGGTGTTCTGTCGGGCGAAGCTACACTCGACACGGTACTCGATCTTACAGTTGAAGATCTCCTAGAGCGGAGGCTTCAGACAATTGTTTTCAAGAAGGGAATGGCCTCTTCATTGCACCATGCTAGGCAACTAGTTGCTCATGGTCATATTGCTCTCGATAGAGCAAGGGTAATGACCCCGAGCAGAATCATTAAAACCTCCGAGCAAGAGCTAATTGACTATGCCCCCGGCTCACCACTCAATGATGAGTCACATCCTGCTAGAGTGGCAGCTGCTGAAACAGCCGAAATGATGGCTGAGACAGGGGGGCCTTCACGCGACAGATATAATGAACCGGGTCAACCCGATTAG
- a CDS encoding type I asparaginase, whose translation MVSINSKKKSRVCLISTGGTISSIYDEELMAYRPGLSAEKLLEALPEGTSDIKVIKQDLFQLDSANAQPHHWVEIAAAIKEADESIENLDGIVVLHGTDTMAYSASATSFFIQEFGRPIVFTGSQIAASVPWSDGPRNLLDALRVAAWGDIGEVCIVFNGEIHRATRTRKIRERALDAFDTFDQTPLGVLAREIVLYESRMRRTDPSPQYDFALDERVFLLKTFPGMNPDVFSKIVELGYKGIVIEGFGSGNIPTQENSLTSAIREVVQGGYPVFISSQCAFGQADLSLYEVGKAALEVGALSAHDMTSEAAVVKLMWVLGHTKDLEEIEEMMTTNYVGEISFSGAVGLRGT comes from the coding sequence TTGGTATCAATCAATTCAAAGAAAAAATCGCGCGTCTGCCTTATTTCTACTGGAGGCACCATCTCTAGCATATACGATGAAGAGCTTATGGCATATCGCCCGGGATTGTCTGCTGAGAAACTGCTTGAAGCCCTTCCTGAGGGAACGAGTGATATCAAAGTAATCAAACAGGATTTGTTTCAGCTTGATTCAGCAAATGCTCAACCTCATCATTGGGTTGAGATAGCTGCTGCCATAAAGGAAGCTGATGAGTCCATTGAGAACCTTGATGGTATTGTAGTTCTTCACGGTACTGATACTATGGCATACTCAGCGTCAGCAACAAGCTTCTTCATCCAAGAATTCGGCCGCCCAATTGTTTTTACTGGCTCTCAGATTGCGGCCAGTGTACCTTGGAGTGATGGTCCAAGGAACCTTCTTGATGCACTTAGGGTAGCGGCTTGGGGTGATATCGGTGAAGTTTGCATCGTATTCAATGGCGAGATACACCGTGCAACCCGAACAAGGAAAATCCGGGAACGTGCTCTTGACGCCTTCGATACATTCGACCAAACCCCACTAGGTGTGCTGGCACGGGAAATAGTGCTCTACGAATCTCGTATGAGACGAACAGATCCTTCTCCACAGTATGATTTCGCCTTGGATGAGCGTGTATTTCTGTTGAAGACATTCCCGGGCATGAATCCTGATGTTTTTTCAAAAATCGTAGAGCTTGGCTACAAGGGCATTGTGATAGAAGGATTCGGTTCCGGAAACATTCCAACACAAGAGAATTCTCTTACTAGTGCCATTCGAGAGGTTGTTCAAGGCGGCTATCCGGTTTTTATCAGTAGCCAATGTGCATTTGGACAAGCCGACTTGTCGCTCTATGAAGTTGGTAAAGCGGCACTCGAAGTAGGAGCCTTGAGTGCCCATGATATGACTTCGGAAGCCGCTGTTGTCAAACTCATGTGGGTGCTTGGTCACACAAAAGACCTAGAGGAGATTGAAGAAATGATGACCACCAATTATGTAGGCGAAATTTCTTTCTCAGGGGCGGTTGGCCTTCGCGGAACCTAA
- a CDS encoding 30S ribosomal protein S11, translating to MSKKDNRDKWAIAHIYASYNDTIVHLTDITGAETISRKSGGMVVKADRNESSPHAAMQAAFQAAREAKDKGIYGIHIRVRAPGGHGPKTPGPGAQAAIRALSRAGLRIGIIDEVTPIPHDGTRKPGGRRGRRV from the coding sequence ATGAGCAAGAAAGACAATCGGGATAAATGGGCAATTGCCCACATTTATGCTTCATACAACGATACTATTGTACATCTCACGGATATCACTGGTGCCGAGACTATTTCACGCAAATCTGGTGGAATGGTTGTTAAGGCAGACCGAAACGAATCCTCGCCTCATGCTGCGATGCAGGCTGCTTTCCAAGCTGCTCGAGAAGCAAAGGACAAAGGAATCTATGGTATCCACATTCGTGTACGTGCTCCTGGGGGACACGGTCCAAAAACTCCTGGACCTGGTGCACAGGCAGCTATTCGTGCCCTAAGCAGAGCAGGGCTCAGGATTGGTATTATTGACGAAGTTACTCCCATTCCACACGATGGTACACGAAAACCAGGTGGCCGACGAGGCCGCAGAGTCTGA
- a CDS encoding 1-(5-phosphoribosyl)-5-((5-phosphoribosylamino)methylideneamino)imidazole-4-carboxamide isomerase, with protein sequence MVPFSVLNFIRKNQDLMVEKSCPIFLTLWRDEMMEVIPAIDIMDRKVVRLQKGKASKRCNYSHWGTPIEVAASWADSGAETVHIIDLDAATGHGHNRDIIKEIIEEIDCKFQVGGGIRSRDIASKLLQNDNCRIILGSMIIGNMHEAIGLLREYGPDSIVAALDYQQECVCIDGWRVETDTTVLEAMDYLSEIGFVWFLLTAIDRDGTLEGPDIAELANICSRNDVNIIAAGGVSSVKDLSSLSRIGANAVVVGKALYEGRFSLREAINTQEVQK encoded by the coding sequence ATGGTACCTTTTTCGGTACTCAATTTCATCCGGAAAAATCAGGATCTGATGGTAGAAAAATCCTGTCCAATTTTCTTGACATTATGGAGGGATGAGATGATGGAAGTTATTCCTGCAATTGACATAATGGATAGAAAGGTTGTAAGATTGCAGAAGGGTAAGGCCAGCAAACGGTGTAACTATTCTCATTGGGGCACACCGATAGAAGTAGCGGCTAGTTGGGCTGACAGTGGTGCTGAGACGGTACACATAATCGACTTGGATGCAGCAACAGGACATGGGCACAACCGAGACATAATAAAAGAAATCATCGAAGAAATTGACTGCAAATTTCAAGTTGGGGGAGGCATAAGATCACGGGATATTGCCTCAAAACTGCTACAGAATGACAATTGTCGAATCATCTTAGGTTCTATGATAATCGGAAACATGCATGAAGCCATAGGTTTGTTGAGAGAATATGGTCCAGACAGTATAGTAGCAGCTTTGGACTATCAGCAAGAATGTGTTTGCATTGATGGATGGAGAGTAGAAACGGATACAACGGTTCTTGAGGCTATGGATTATCTCTCAGAGATTGGTTTCGTATGGTTTCTCCTCACTGCAATAGACAGAGATGGTACTCTTGAAGGGCCAGATATTGCAGAACTTGCCAATATATGTTCACGAAATGATGTCAATATTATTGCGGCTGGTGGCGTATCCTCTGTGAAGGATCTTTCATCACTTTCCCGCATAGGTGCAAATGCAGTAGTTGTGGGAAAAGCATTGTATGAAGGGCGATTCTCGCTCCGAGAGGCGATAAACACTCAGGAGGTGCAGAAATGA
- the hisG gene encoding ATP phosphoribosyltransferase → MEQVRLALPNGHLMKDTMRTMERAGYKISGEKRTYSPSINDHHIKLRILRPQEIPIYVEEGLQDIGITGKDWVIETESQVETLLNLEYSTISLVVAVQKRMDDVSSLSDLLKKYGKEKKSLRIATEYPNIATRTIQENEVYRKHFGDKKPLVVTPWWRTGNNPNVSIYLSFGATEAKPPIAAEAIVEVVDTGTSLRRNGLKVIEVIMESSAVLISNKESLEDSVKASKIMDIMTLLQGVIDGRKKLHVFVNVKKENLDDLLERLPALKRPTISPLSDQDWVAVNTVIARQQYLKFIPILRELAQGLVVYEPRQVLPLDAIGVGGGGSQ, encoded by the coding sequence ATGGAACAAGTAAGACTTGCATTGCCAAATGGACACTTGATGAAAGATACAATGAGAACAATGGAACGCGCCGGCTACAAGATATCTGGAGAAAAGCGCACGTACAGTCCATCAATAAATGATCACCATATCAAACTGAGAATTCTACGACCACAAGAAATCCCAATCTATGTGGAAGAGGGGTTGCAGGATATTGGGATAACTGGTAAAGACTGGGTTATCGAAACCGAATCTCAGGTAGAAACCCTATTGAATCTTGAATACAGCACCATTTCCCTAGTAGTTGCAGTACAGAAGCGAATGGATGATGTGTCATCGCTGTCAGATCTTCTCAAGAAATATGGAAAAGAAAAGAAATCTCTGAGAATAGCTACCGAATACCCCAATATCGCTACGAGGACAATACAAGAGAACGAGGTATATCGGAAGCATTTTGGGGACAAGAAGCCTCTGGTGGTGACTCCATGGTGGCGAACAGGGAATAACCCCAATGTATCTATCTACCTGTCGTTTGGAGCAACTGAAGCCAAGCCCCCAATTGCTGCAGAGGCCATTGTAGAGGTGGTTGATACAGGTACTTCTCTCCGGCGAAATGGTCTCAAGGTCATCGAGGTAATCATGGAATCCTCTGCAGTACTGATTTCAAATAAGGAATCTCTTGAAGATTCAGTGAAAGCCTCAAAAATCATGGATATTATGACTCTACTGCAGGGGGTCATTGACGGGAGAAAGAAACTTCACGTGTTTGTGAACGTGAAAAAAGAGAACCTCGATGATCTCTTAGAACGGCTACCTGCTCTCAAGAGACCCACTATATCCCCTCTTTCTGATCAGGACTGGGTGGCTGTCAATACCGTGATTGCTAGACAGCAGTATCTCAAATTCATTCCTATACTCCGGGAATTGGCACAGGGTCTTGTTGTGTATGAACCCAGGCAGGTTTTGCCTCTTGATGCGATTGGAGTTGGTGGAGGCGGTAGCCAATGA
- a CDS encoding geranylgeranyl reductase family protein yields MYDLVVVGSGPAGSTCARKAALAGLDTAILEKEKHPREKICGGAIGPRVEQELGVPIDKIAERKFYSASILGPEGDSVELTLQKKKGYMVKRSRFDSSLLERAKEAGVDVFENVKAVACEQLRRAVRVLCEGDSFKARLIAGADGFESVVARSMKIRDCWQPDEVAIGFATNIPLKERVIEEISYKDSTGRLGLEIYPGAIKWGYGWFFPRREEISIGLGCRSDKAENLKAEWESFLQQVQKNKKIEVEKPNQQGFRLPFYTRSTKLVSRRTMLLGDAAGLASPITGEGIYYAIRSGTIAAEVAKEAVDMKRAAHVISYQERIAEELGKQLEIERFIAETLFQSEDRISRLIRLLSEDKVLRGYAKQIILGNSGEYLKRKIIQRMITRHPLEAIRFTI; encoded by the coding sequence ATGTACGATTTGGTTGTAGTAGGAAGCGGTCCTGCAGGAAGCACATGTGCTAGAAAGGCAGCTCTTGCAGGGCTGGATACTGCAATCTTGGAGAAAGAGAAACACCCACGTGAGAAAATCTGTGGTGGAGCAATTGGTCCGCGAGTAGAACAAGAATTGGGTGTTCCCATTGACAAAATAGCGGAAAGGAAGTTCTACTCTGCAAGCATCCTTGGACCTGAAGGGGACAGTGTTGAACTAACTCTACAGAAGAAGAAGGGATACATGGTGAAGCGTTCCCGTTTTGATTCTTCCCTATTAGAGAGGGCTAAAGAAGCAGGTGTAGATGTTTTTGAAAATGTCAAAGCCGTAGCTTGTGAGCAGCTTCGAAGGGCGGTACGGGTTCTATGTGAAGGAGATTCCTTCAAAGCAAGGCTAATAGCAGGTGCAGACGGTTTTGAAAGTGTTGTTGCCAGAAGTATGAAGATACGGGACTGCTGGCAGCCAGATGAAGTAGCTATAGGGTTTGCCACCAATATACCTCTAAAAGAAAGGGTTATTGAAGAAATCAGCTACAAGGATTCAACCGGTCGGTTGGGCCTTGAGATTTATCCCGGTGCCATCAAATGGGGATACGGCTGGTTTTTCCCAAGGCGAGAGGAAATCAGCATTGGGCTTGGATGCAGATCAGACAAAGCTGAGAATCTTAAAGCTGAATGGGAATCATTCCTTCAACAAGTGCAGAAGAACAAGAAGATTGAAGTGGAAAAGCCAAATCAGCAAGGATTCAGGTTACCTTTCTACACTAGAAGTACGAAACTGGTCAGCCGAAGGACTATGCTTCTAGGTGACGCAGCCGGATTAGCATCACCGATAACAGGTGAGGGTATCTATTATGCCATACGCTCAGGCACAATTGCGGCTGAAGTAGCCAAAGAGGCTGTTGATATGAAACGGGCCGCACATGTCATATCATATCAAGAAAGAATAGCAGAAGAATTAGGAAAACAGCTGGAAATTGAAAGATTCATAGCAGAAACCCTGTTTCAATCTGAAGACCGTATCTCGCGGCTTATCAGATTACTCTCAGAGGACAAGGTCCTCCGCGGCTATGCAAAACAAATCATTTTAGGGAATAGCGGTGAATACTTGAAACGTAAAATCATACAGAGAATGATAACACGGCACCCATTGGAAGCAATTCGTTTCACCATCTGA